The following are encoded together in the Gavia stellata isolate bGavSte3 chromosome 23, bGavSte3.hap2, whole genome shotgun sequence genome:
- the NAA20 gene encoding N-alpha-acetyltransferase 20, with product MPTARLLLSAPAPSAAPPRPAAAGGGAGALCGRLAVAEGALGWRERFRVGGARASSSVAALRAFTCDDYFCFNNLNLDPLTGTVSSAAWPEYFIAAEAPGGELMGFSACGATALMLCMFTVMGKAKGFVFREEWHGHVTALSVAPGFRWLGLAAELMELLEEISEKKRGFFIDLSVRVSNQVAVNTYKQLGYNGYQTVLEHCSASSGEPDEDAYDMRKALSRDTEKKSIIPLPHPVRPEDIE from the exons ATGCCTa ccGCCCGCCTGCTGCTCTCGGCGCCCGCACCCAGCGCAGCCCCTCCGCGGCCTGCGGCGGCaggtggcggggccggggcgctcTGCGGCCGCCTCGCCGTGGCGGAAGGGGCCCTTGGTTGGCGGGAGCGCTTCCGGGTCGGCGGtgccagggccagcagcagcgtGGCGGCGCTCCGCGCTTTCACTTGCGATGACTACTTCTGCTTCAACAACCT caACCTGGACCCGCTGACGGGGACCGTATCCTCCGC TGCCTGGCCCGAGTATTTCATTGCCGCCGAGGCGCCCGGCGGAGAGCTGATGGGTTTCAGCGCGTGTG GTGCTACTGCGCTGATGCTCTGTATGTTCACAGTAATGGGTAAAGCGAAAGGCTTTGTGTTTAGGGAAGAATGGCATGGACATGTTACTGCTCTCTCTGTTGCACCAGGATTTCGATGGCTGGGTTTGGCTGCTGAATTGATGGAACTACTGgaagaaatttcagaaaa aaagcgTGGATTTTTCATTGATCTCTCTGTGAGAGTATCAAATCAGGTTGCAGTAAATACGTATAAGCAACTAGGCTACAATGGGTACCAGACAGTATTAGAGCACTGCTCTGCTAGCAGTGGAGAGCCAGATGAAGATGCGTATG ATATGAGAAAAGCTCTTTCCAGAGATACGGAGAAGAAATCAATTATACCTCTGCCTCATCCTGTGAGACCAGAAGACATTGAGTAA